In a genomic window of Niallia taxi:
- a CDS encoding IS3 family transposase (programmed frameshift) yields MSRKFYSAEEKYEIVKAFDESLSSLKVASIYKVHHATVLEWKYKFDTFGLEGLKESSAWKKYSEELKLSAIKEYLSGGSSIREVSRMYEISHPSVLRSWIRKYNSHSELKDASQGRTGSMTNESKLTWEERLHIVLDCLGNGKNYQEAADTYQVSYQQVYHWVKKYEDGGEEALKDRRGKRKEESKLTPEEKFKLQMKKLERENERLRAENLYLKKLGGDRKEEKIKPIRFEDKYIAIQELHREENISISLLCEIVKIARSAYYKWLNRLPTSQDLLNEKIIKEMKILHEKVDSTFGYRQMTLHMNRQFKEKLNHKRIYRLMKVAGLRSIIRIKKKRYKHFTPKQVAENRLNREFTAEKPNEKWVTDVTEFKYGQSRKAYLSAIRDLYDGSIVSFVIGHSNNNRLVFKTLDQATALLLEEEHPLIHSDRGYQYTSKGFKQRIDAAKMTQSMSRVGRCIDNGPMESFWGTLKCEKYYIHKYKTFEELEHAIEEYIHFYNYERYQKRLNGLSPMEYRAQAV; encoded by the exons ATGTCTCGAAAGTTTTACTCTGCAGAAGAAAAATATGAAATAGTGAAGGCGTTTGATGAATCACTTTCTTCACTTAAAGTGGCATCCATTTATAAAGTACATCATGCCACCGTTTTGGAATGGAAATATAAGTTTGATACCTTTGGCTTAGAAGGATTAAAGGAGTCTTCCGCATGGAAAAAATATTCGGAAGAACTAAAGTTATCCGCCATAAAAGAGTATTTGTCCGGTGGTTCTTCGATTCGTGAGGTTTCTAGAATGTATGAAATATCCCATCCCTCTGTCCTCAGAAGTTGGATTAGGAAGTATAATAGTCATAGTGAATTAAAAGATGCGTCACAAGGAAGGACGGGCTCTATGACTAATGAAAGCAAACTAACTTGGGAAGAACGATTACATATTGTACTTGATTGCTTGGGGAACGGAAAAAATTATCAAGAAGCAGCGGATACGTATCAAGTTTCTTATCAACAAGTTTATCACTGGGTAAAGAAGTATGAAGATGGCGGAGAAGAAGCGTTGAAAGATAGACGTGGTAAAAGGAAAGAGGAATCAAAGCTAACTCCAGAAGAAAAATTCAAGCTTCAAATGAAAAAGCTAGAAAGAGAAAATGAACGGTTACGTGCGGAGAATTTGTATTTAAAAAAGTTGG GAGGAGATAGAAAGGAGGAGAAAATAAAGCCTATCCGATTCGAGGATAAATATATCGCTATCCAGGAGCTTCACAGGGAAGAAAACATAAGTATTTCTTTACTTTGTGAAATAGTCAAAATAGCACGATCCGCCTATTATAAATGGCTGAATCGTCTCCCTACTTCCCAGGATTTACTGAATGAAAAAATCATAAAAGAAATGAAGATTCTTCATGAAAAAGTGGATAGTACCTTCGGTTATCGTCAGATGACGCTTCACATGAATAGACAGTTTAAAGAGAAACTTAATCATAAAAGAATCTATCGACTAATGAAAGTGGCTGGCTTACGCTCGATTATCCGCATCAAGAAGAAACGTTATAAACACTTTACTCCTAAACAGGTGGCGGAAAATAGACTAAATCGAGAATTTACTGCGGAAAAACCAAATGAAAAATGGGTTACAGATGTAACGGAATTTAAGTATGGCCAATCAAGGAAGGCTTATTTAAGTGCGATTCGTGACCTTTATGATGGCTCCATTGTAAGTTTTGTTATAGGACATTCCAATAATAATAGACTTGTATTTAAGACGCTAGACCAAGCAACTGCACTATTATTAGAGGAGGAACATCCACTTATCCATAGTGATCGTGGGTATCAATATACCTCCAAAGGATTTAAGCAAAGGATAGATGCGGCGAAAATGACGCAGAGTATGTCAAGAGTTGGTCGATGTATTGATAATGGACCGATGGAATCTTTTTGGGGAACACTGAAATGTGAGAAGTATTATATACATAAATATAAGACATTTGAGGAACTTGAACATGCGATAGAGGAGTATATTCATTTTTATAATTATGAAAGATATCAAAAACGATTAAACGGCTTAAGCCCTATGGAATATAGAGCTCAAGCTGTTTAA